A portion of the Pseudarthrobacter sp. L1SW genome contains these proteins:
- a CDS encoding TspO/MBR family protein produces MQPNDGVESSPERTEQPYGAGVQAAALAGFLAASFLVAALGGFSTVSNVDGWYATADKAPWSPPNWLFGPVWTVLYAAMAVAAWLVWRRRTSGTRPALAAYGVQLGLNLAWTPVFFSLYPVLGTAALWLALAIILALIAAVTVTVLYFGPISRAAGLLLLPYVAWLVFASTLNVWAAIHN; encoded by the coding sequence ATGCAGCCGAATGATGGGGTGGAGTCCTCGCCGGAGCGAACGGAACAGCCATACGGCGCAGGTGTCCAGGCGGCAGCGCTGGCCGGCTTCCTGGCGGCGTCCTTCCTGGTCGCGGCGCTCGGCGGGTTTTCCACCGTCAGCAACGTGGACGGCTGGTACGCCACAGCCGACAAGGCGCCGTGGTCGCCGCCCAACTGGCTGTTCGGGCCGGTGTGGACGGTGCTGTACGCGGCCATGGCGGTGGCCGCCTGGCTGGTGTGGCGCAGACGGACTTCCGGGACCAGGCCCGCGCTGGCGGCCTATGGGGTCCAGTTGGGCCTGAACCTTGCCTGGACTCCGGTGTTCTTTAGCCTGTACCCCGTCCTGGGCACCGCCGCGCTGTGGCTGGCTTTGGCCATCATCCTTGCGCTGATCGCGGCTGTCACCGTGACTGTCCTGTACTTCGGCCCCATCAGCCGGGCGGCCGGGTTGCTGCTGCTGCCCTATGTTGCCTGGCTGGTGTTCGCTTCCACCCTGAACGTGTGGGCCGCCATCCATAACTGA
- a CDS encoding peptidoglycan bridge formation glycyltransferase FemA/FemB family protein — translation MREFTARFATAEEIENWDKHVTANPNGGNMLQSAAYASVKNGSGWKVRFLVLEDGETASYNLVLEKSFPLLGRLWYLIKGPDLAAAGDLKAALEACAAFVRCRKLNVFTIKIEPDFVDSEETRADLRAAGLVKAPNIQSNDSTALLDISGPEEAVFKAISSRARNAIRRAEREGCDVVRKEHGPETYRALYDLMADTVNAKGSMPLRSYEYYAAFWAEFCNRGQGNFFFTYEDGKPSVGAFVINYGAKATYKDGGSTQNRKQYGDSHLVQWAAIRRMQELGCTEYDFCGTPPAARIKDKTHNLYGMGMFKTSFTKTVTDFVGCHDYVLSPLKHRLWVSGAEKVFRRIETARTGQQFY, via the coding sequence TTGCGAGAATTCACCGCACGATTCGCCACAGCCGAGGAAATTGAAAACTGGGACAAGCACGTCACGGCCAACCCCAACGGGGGCAACATGCTGCAGTCCGCCGCGTATGCCTCGGTCAAGAACGGCAGCGGCTGGAAGGTCCGGTTCCTGGTGCTGGAGGACGGGGAAACAGCCAGCTACAACCTGGTGCTCGAAAAGAGTTTCCCGCTGCTCGGCCGCCTTTGGTACCTCATCAAGGGCCCGGACCTGGCCGCAGCGGGCGACCTGAAGGCTGCGCTGGAAGCGTGCGCAGCCTTCGTCCGCTGCCGGAAGCTCAACGTCTTCACCATCAAGATCGAGCCGGACTTCGTGGACTCCGAAGAGACCCGGGCGGACCTGCGTGCCGCCGGGCTGGTCAAGGCACCGAACATCCAGTCCAACGACTCCACCGCGCTGCTGGACATTTCCGGCCCGGAAGAGGCCGTGTTCAAGGCCATCTCCTCCCGCGCCCGCAACGCCATCCGCCGCGCCGAACGGGAAGGCTGCGACGTGGTCCGCAAGGAACATGGCCCGGAAACCTACCGGGCCCTGTATGACCTCATGGCGGACACCGTCAACGCCAAGGGCTCCATGCCACTGCGCAGCTACGAGTACTACGCCGCTTTCTGGGCCGAGTTCTGCAACCGCGGCCAGGGCAATTTCTTCTTCACGTACGAGGACGGAAAGCCCAGTGTGGGAGCGTTCGTCATCAATTACGGGGCAAAAGCCACCTACAAGGACGGCGGCTCCACCCAGAACCGCAAGCAGTACGGCGATTCCCACCTGGTGCAGTGGGCAGCCATCCGGCGCATGCAGGAGCTGGGCTGCACGGAATACGACTTCTGCGGCACACCGCCCGCTGCCCGGATCAAGGACAAGACCCACAACCTGTACGGCATGGGGATGTTCAAGACCAGCTTCACCAAGACGGTCACCGATTTTGTGGGATGCCACGACTACGTTCTCTCCCCATTGAAACACCGGCTCTGGGTTAGCGGAGCCGAGAAGGTGTTCCGCCGGATCGAAACCGCCCGCACCGGCCAGCAGTTCTACTGA
- a CDS encoding peptidoglycan bridge formation glycyltransferase FemA/FemB family protein produces the protein MNAIPAADLEFALLSDAEFEQFALKHPQNSFLQSVDFARFQRARGQLVELFGVRQDGELVAAGKLNYTTTRLGYTVCECAKGPLMDYTDADLVRAVVALLRKRAAERKAAELRISPNLRYIARDADGAEHPEVEDNRPLVAQLGGLGFRHQGLDMDFVNVNWMFIKNLEGIQDAEELIMGTSYRTRKAIRKAEKNGVFLEQATLDTLDEFYGALSRAGDEKGFVYRERAYYEQLLRTTSPEFTKLMMAKIDIPAYRKSITERLAAESATADELRQDVAATGSKKKNNRLKVVQDLVDSYERSLKDIERFPDSVGVATVAAIHFVCYGDEVVCVIGGTVQDYIYFNGATSLYWGMMLHALEKGYPRYNFYGTFGISGQDEEGHGGYEFKKGFGGEVVQLVGDFVLPVRPAVFHANRLARTAAGAARTVLGKLPPKRSA, from the coding sequence TTGAATGCAATCCCCGCCGCCGATCTCGAGTTCGCCCTGCTCAGCGACGCCGAATTCGAGCAGTTCGCGCTGAAGCACCCGCAGAACAGCTTTCTCCAGTCCGTTGACTTTGCCCGGTTCCAGCGCGCCAGGGGACAGCTGGTTGAGCTCTTCGGAGTCCGGCAGGACGGTGAACTGGTGGCAGCAGGGAAGCTGAACTACACCACCACCCGGCTGGGGTACACAGTGTGCGAATGCGCCAAGGGACCCCTGATGGACTACACGGACGCTGACCTGGTGCGCGCCGTCGTCGCCCTCCTCCGCAAACGCGCGGCGGAGCGCAAGGCCGCCGAGCTGCGGATCTCCCCGAACCTCAGGTACATCGCGCGTGACGCCGACGGCGCCGAACATCCAGAGGTCGAGGACAACAGGCCGCTGGTGGCGCAGCTCGGCGGGCTGGGCTTCCGGCACCAGGGCCTGGACATGGACTTCGTGAACGTGAACTGGATGTTCATCAAGAACCTCGAAGGCATCCAGGACGCGGAAGAACTGATCATGGGCACCAGCTACCGGACCCGGAAGGCCATCCGGAAAGCCGAGAAAAATGGCGTCTTCCTGGAACAGGCAACCCTGGATACCCTGGACGAGTTTTACGGCGCACTGAGCCGGGCCGGTGATGAAAAGGGTTTTGTATACCGGGAGCGCGCCTACTACGAGCAGTTGCTCCGGACCACATCGCCTGAGTTCACCAAGCTGATGATGGCCAAGATCGACATCCCCGCATACCGGAAGTCCATCACGGAGCGGCTTGCCGCGGAATCGGCCACCGCCGATGAACTGCGCCAGGACGTAGCAGCCACCGGCAGCAAGAAAAAGAACAACCGGCTCAAAGTGGTCCAGGACCTTGTGGACAGCTACGAACGAAGCCTGAAGGACATCGAGCGCTTTCCTGATTCCGTGGGTGTGGCCACGGTGGCTGCCATCCACTTCGTCTGCTACGGCGACGAGGTGGTCTGCGTTATCGGCGGCACCGTCCAGGACTACATCTACTTCAACGGCGCTACCTCCCTCTACTGGGGGATGATGCTCCACGCCCTCGAAAAGGGGTACCCGCGGTATAACTTCTACGGCACGTTCGGCATCTCCGGCCAGGACGAAGAAGGCCACGGGGGCTACGAGTTCAAAAAGGGCTTTGGCGGGGAAGTTGTGCAGCTCGTCGGTGACTTCGTGCTGCCCGTCCGCCCCGCCGTGTTCCATGCCAACAGGCTGGCCCGGACGGCGGCAGGCGCGGCGCGCACCGTGCTGGGCAAGCTGCCGCCCAAGCGCTCCGCCTGA
- a CDS encoding threonine/serine exporter ThrE family protein gives MTDRPEHPGSGSPKARAHTDGLPKTEPLTPSQLRQNAAARRMLRRLVQGENPPTAPLSIVDRLTGSPYANPMIQVGGVDTSARKTLDFALHLAETMFRYGAGALEVETSIIAVTAALGLKNIEVDITNQSVGINYAPKDQTPIALLRVVRSWTNNYAGLAKVHQLVTDIVAGGVGRDEAIRRLDEAITSPKPFPRWMVTAAFGIFAAAFVAVLGGGPASSAIAFAANIGISLLARQLGRWRVPDFFITASCSFVVTQLALVLWQFGLTTSPAIVVVGGILLLLPTGRLVSSVQDAINGFPVTAAGRFLSTLLTFGAIVAGIAVAFVVGELTGMQRIDVTQTFPPAYDLWVLVILVAVAVMAIGVTEQTTWHLLLPTAAVGVAGYFVLLGGGLLGIGDRFSPALAAVAIGLLARVVALRMGAPQLVVAVPAALILLPGLTIFRSMYVLTIEEAEILLGAGGMLNAGAIVLGTAGGIVLGDTLARPLTRSLASNERRRARRR, from the coding sequence ATGACTGACCGCCCCGAACACCCCGGCTCCGGATCCCCGAAGGCCAGGGCGCATACGGACGGCCTGCCCAAAACCGAGCCGTTGACCCCCTCCCAGCTGCGGCAGAACGCTGCGGCCAGGAGGATGCTGCGGCGCCTGGTCCAGGGCGAAAACCCGCCCACGGCGCCCTTGAGCATCGTGGACAGGCTCACCGGCAGCCCCTATGCGAATCCGATGATCCAGGTGGGAGGGGTGGACACCTCCGCCCGCAAAACACTGGACTTCGCCCTGCACCTGGCGGAAACCATGTTCCGCTACGGGGCGGGCGCCCTGGAGGTGGAAACCAGCATCATTGCCGTCACCGCGGCGCTGGGGCTGAAGAACATCGAGGTGGACATCACCAACCAGTCCGTCGGCATCAACTACGCCCCCAAGGACCAGACGCCCATAGCACTCCTGCGCGTGGTCCGCTCCTGGACCAACAACTACGCCGGCCTGGCCAAGGTCCACCAGCTGGTGACCGACATCGTCGCCGGGGGAGTGGGCAGGGACGAGGCCATCCGGCGGCTGGATGAGGCGATCACCAGCCCCAAGCCGTTCCCGCGCTGGATGGTCACGGCGGCCTTCGGCATTTTCGCTGCGGCATTCGTCGCCGTGCTGGGCGGCGGGCCGGCCTCCTCTGCCATTGCGTTCGCAGCCAACATCGGCATCAGCCTGCTGGCCCGCCAACTGGGCCGCTGGCGGGTGCCGGACTTCTTCATTACCGCCAGCTGCTCTTTTGTGGTGACGCAGCTGGCGCTGGTGCTCTGGCAGTTCGGGCTGACCACATCACCGGCCATTGTGGTGGTGGGCGGCATCCTCCTGCTCCTGCCCACGGGACGCCTTGTCTCCTCGGTGCAGGACGCCATCAACGGCTTCCCCGTCACTGCGGCGGGGCGTTTCCTGTCCACCCTGCTGACATTCGGTGCCATCGTGGCGGGCATCGCCGTCGCCTTCGTGGTGGGGGAACTGACGGGGATGCAGCGGATCGACGTCACGCAGACGTTCCCGCCCGCCTACGACCTGTGGGTGCTGGTCATCCTGGTGGCGGTGGCGGTGATGGCCATCGGGGTCACGGAACAAACCACGTGGCACCTCCTGCTTCCCACCGCGGCGGTGGGGGTCGCCGGCTACTTTGTCCTCCTGGGCGGTGGACTGCTGGGCATCGGGGACCGGTTCTCCCCAGCCCTGGCCGCCGTGGCCATTGGCCTGCTGGCCCGCGTCGTCGCCCTGAGGATGGGTGCACCCCAGCTGGTGGTGGCCGTGCCCGCGGCGCTGATCCTGCTGCCCGGCCTTACCATTTTCCGGTCCATGTACGTGCTCACCATCGAGGAAGCCGAGATCCTGCTGGGCGCCGGCGGGATGCTCAACGCGGGAGCCATCGTCCTGGGAACAGCCGGCGGGATCGTCCTTGGCGACACGCTGGCGCGGCCGCTGACCCGCAGCCTTGCCAGCAACGAGCGGCGGCGCGCACGCCGCCGCTGA
- a CDS encoding siderophore-interacting protein, whose product MSIVPATTSATKKSRPQVNLAVLRREQLSPHMVRIVAGGDGFADFVNNGFVDRYVKIVFPQPGVTYPSPLDLWSIRETMPREQWPFTRTYTLRWVDPVARELAIDFVVHGEEGLAGPWAAKAQPGETLTFTGPGGAYNPNPDADWYLFAGDEAAVPAIAACIESLPAEAAGVAFLEVDSGADIQQFAAPAGVKLNWLFRNGVPAGESGLLVQAVADAEWPEGRVDVFAHGERGYMKQLRDVFFKQRGLDRKQVSLSGYWAKGRVEDDFQAEKKLPVGQI is encoded by the coding sequence ATGAGCATTGTTCCCGCCACCACCAGCGCCACCAAGAAGAGCCGCCCGCAGGTCAACCTCGCAGTGCTGCGCCGGGAACAGCTCTCGCCCCACATGGTGCGGATTGTTGCCGGCGGCGACGGTTTTGCGGACTTCGTCAACAACGGCTTCGTGGACCGCTACGTGAAGATTGTTTTCCCGCAGCCGGGCGTCACGTACCCCTCCCCGCTGGACTTGTGGAGCATCCGGGAGACCATGCCGCGGGAACAATGGCCGTTCACGCGCACTTACACCCTCCGCTGGGTGGATCCCGTGGCCAGGGAGCTTGCCATCGATTTTGTGGTCCACGGCGAGGAAGGACTGGCAGGACCGTGGGCGGCGAAGGCCCAGCCGGGCGAGACCCTGACTTTCACGGGGCCGGGAGGGGCGTACAACCCCAACCCCGACGCTGACTGGTACCTGTTCGCCGGGGACGAGGCGGCGGTGCCCGCCATCGCGGCATGCATCGAATCCCTGCCTGCCGAAGCCGCCGGCGTCGCCTTCCTTGAAGTTGATTCCGGCGCCGACATCCAGCAGTTTGCCGCCCCAGCAGGAGTGAAGCTGAACTGGCTTTTCCGTAACGGCGTCCCTGCAGGCGAGAGCGGCCTCCTGGTGCAGGCGGTAGCGGACGCGGAGTGGCCCGAGGGCCGGGTGGACGTCTTCGCCCACGGCGAGCGCGGGTACATGAAGCAGCTGCGCGACGTCTTCTTCAAGCAGCGCGGCCTGGACCGGAAGCAGGTGTCCCTGTCAGGGTACTGGGCCAAGGGCCGCGTTGAGGACGACTTCCAGGCTGAGAAGAAACTCCCCGTAGGGCAGATCTAG
- a CDS encoding uracil-DNA glycosylase, giving the protein MFESDALFELAQDPARGQGFAELAQLPLTELMTPDWAAALAGVESGLRDVLTFLAREEAAGHPVLPAPSNVLRAFRQPLADVKVLMVGQDPYPTPGHAVGLAFAVDPHVQPIPRSLANIYRELEADLGIPARVHGDLSAWAGQGVLLLNRVMTVRAGAAGSHRRKGWEEITTAAVKAVAGRRAPDGSPLPLVAVLWGKDAESVRPLLPGVPTVSSAHPSPLSASRGFFGSRPFSRVNALLREQGAPDVTWELPPVA; this is encoded by the coding sequence GTGTTTGAATCAGATGCCCTTTTCGAACTGGCGCAGGATCCGGCGCGCGGGCAAGGCTTCGCCGAGCTGGCGCAGCTGCCCCTGACGGAGCTGATGACGCCTGACTGGGCAGCTGCCTTGGCGGGCGTGGAAAGCGGACTCCGGGACGTGCTCACCTTCCTTGCCCGGGAAGAAGCGGCCGGGCACCCGGTGCTGCCGGCGCCGTCGAACGTCCTGCGGGCATTCCGCCAGCCCCTCGCCGACGTGAAAGTCCTGATGGTGGGGCAGGATCCGTACCCCACGCCGGGGCACGCCGTCGGGCTGGCCTTCGCCGTTGACCCGCACGTGCAGCCCATCCCTCGGAGCCTGGCGAATATCTACCGGGAGCTGGAAGCGGACCTGGGAATTCCCGCGCGGGTCCACGGCGACCTCTCCGCCTGGGCTGGCCAGGGCGTCCTGCTCCTGAACCGCGTGATGACTGTAAGGGCCGGCGCTGCAGGCTCCCACCGCCGGAAGGGGTGGGAGGAAATTACGACGGCGGCTGTCAAGGCCGTGGCCGGCCGGCGGGCCCCGGACGGGTCGCCGTTGCCGCTGGTTGCCGTGCTGTGGGGAAAGGACGCAGAGAGCGTGCGTCCGCTGCTGCCCGGGGTTCCGACCGTGTCCAGCGCCCACCCCAGCCCCCTCTCCGCCTCCCGCGGATTCTTTGGTTCCCGGCCGTTCAGCCGCGTCAACGCGCTGCTGCGGGAGCAGGGTGCCCCGGACGTAACCTGGGAGCTTCCGCCGGTAGCCTAG
- a CDS encoding DUF3263 domain-containing protein: MAEPAREHLPEQDQRNVLLPDFALRDSPLSERDQQILALERQWWKYAGAKEQAIRELFDLSATHYYQILNALIDTEDALAHDPMLVKRLRRLRTSRHRARTARRLGSDA; encoded by the coding sequence GTGGCGGAACCAGCTCGGGAGCACCTGCCGGAGCAGGACCAACGGAACGTCCTCCTGCCGGATTTCGCGCTGCGGGATTCGCCGCTCAGCGAGCGTGACCAGCAGATACTCGCCCTGGAACGGCAGTGGTGGAAGTACGCCGGTGCCAAGGAACAGGCCATCCGGGAACTCTTCGATCTCTCCGCGACGCACTACTACCAGATCCTCAACGCGCTGATCGATACCGAGGATGCGCTGGCGCATGACCCCATGCTGGTCAAGAGATTGCGTAGACTACGTACGTCGCGTCACCGTGCACGCACTGCACGGCGCCTGGGGTCCGACGCATAA
- a CDS encoding LytR C-terminal domain-containing protein has protein sequence MTKYARDEFDKVPETASRQGVHRTASAPSRVRLWPILAVGCVALAIGLVSFLILPKLGFSGPASQASSSLESTPLAGTGSTPSATPDTSSTPSTEPEPSATTEAAGPGTVPAAGAGSSIQPTPQAASVDKTQAVAVYNAAGTAGLASRVGGTVRADGWSLGQVGNWAGAPQQGSTIFYSGTTQRANAEALAELLGVPTVVNSTEFQVPLVVVLGPGYR, from the coding sequence ATGACCAAATACGCCCGCGATGAATTCGACAAGGTCCCGGAGACCGCGTCGCGACAAGGTGTCCATCGCACAGCCTCTGCTCCGTCACGGGTCCGGCTGTGGCCCATCCTGGCGGTGGGTTGCGTTGCCCTGGCCATCGGGCTGGTGTCCTTCCTGATCCTGCCCAAGCTCGGGTTCAGCGGACCGGCAAGCCAGGCCTCCTCAAGCCTCGAATCAACGCCGCTCGCCGGAACCGGGTCTACGCCCTCCGCCACCCCGGACACATCCTCCACCCCCTCGACGGAGCCTGAGCCCTCCGCCACGACAGAAGCCGCGGGGCCAGGGACGGTTCCCGCCGCCGGGGCTGGGTCCAGCATCCAGCCGACGCCGCAGGCTGCGTCCGTGGACAAGACACAGGCCGTGGCGGTCTACAACGCCGCCGGAACCGCCGGACTGGCAAGCCGCGTGGGCGGAACCGTGCGGGCCGACGGCTGGTCCCTGGGCCAGGTAGGGAACTGGGCAGGGGCGCCGCAGCAGGGCTCCACCATTTTCTACTCCGGGACAACCCAACGGGCCAACGCCGAAGCCCTCGCGGAACTCCTGGGCGTCCCTACCGTGGTGAACAGCACGGAATTCCAGGTTCCGCTTGTGGTTGTGCTGGGCCCGGGGTACCGCTAA